A segment of the Bacteroidia bacterium genome:
GATTGTGAATGATGTGAAAATCAACAAGGGCGAAAAATTTGTATAAAAAGCTAATTTTATGAAAGCAGCATTTATTGTTTCCGGTTGCCGAACACCCATAGGTAACTTTGGAGGCAGCCTGTCTTTGGTACGTCCGGACGATATGGCTGCCTGGGTTTTAAAGGCTTTATTGGAAAAGAACCCGGGATTAGACCCTGCAGCAATAGCCGATGTAATAATGGGTTGTGCCAATCAGGCCGGAGAAGATAACCGAAATGTTGCCCGTATGGCCAGTTTGCTTGCAGGTTATCCAATCTCTGTTCCGGCAGAAACGGTCAATCGCCTTTGTGCTTCCGGACTATCGGCGGTTATGAATGCTGCACGTGCCATTCAATGCGGCGATGGCGATGTATTGGTGGCCGGCGGGGTAGAAAATATGACCCGTAGCCCCTGGGTAATGAGTAAAACTTCCACCCCTTTTGGTAGAGATGCCCAATTGTTTGATTCTTCCTTTGGTTGGAGATTTGTTAATCCCCTAATGAAAGAAAAATATGGGATCGATGCCATGGGGGAAACAGCCGAAAATTTGGTTGATATACACCACATTTCTCGCGAAGACCAGGATGCTTTTTCGGTATGGAGCCAACAAAAGGCAGCACAGGCACAACTAAACGGACGATTGGCCAAAGAAATTGCACCACTTTCGCTAAGTTTAAAAAAGGGCGAAACCCGTTTGTTTGATCAGGATGAGTTTGTTAAACCTTCTACTACCATGGAAGGCCTGGCCAAATTGAAACCTGCCTTTCGTAAAGAAGGAACAGTTACTGCAGGAAATGCCTCCGGACTAAACGATGGCGCTGCTGCCTTGTTGCTCGCAAATGAAAACGCAGCAAAAGAATTTGGACTTACTCCTTTGGCAAGGGTGGTTAGCATGGGTGTTGTTGGAGTAGAACCCCGAATCATGGGAATTGGTCCGGTTGGAGCAACCCATCAAGCCTTAAAAAAGGCCGGTTTAACTTTAGACCAAATGGATGTTATTGAACTTAATGAAGCCTTTGCTGCCCAATCCCTGGCGGTTACCCGAAGTTTAGGTTTGGCAGATAAGGATTCCAGAATTAATCCAAACGGAGGGGCTATTGCACTTGGACATCCACTGGGAATGAGTGGAGCCAGAATAGCTTTTTCGGCCGCACTGGAACTTCAAGAAAAGAATCTCCGGTATGCTTTGGTAACCATGTGTATTGGTGTTGGACAAGGTTATGCCCTTATTTTAGAAAAAGCCTAGCATGTTAAGGGTAAGCCTGATACAAGCAGATTTGATATGGGAAAACCCGGCTGAAAACAGGCGAAGTTTTGAAGAAAAAATCAAGGCTTTGATAGGCTTAACCGATTTAATTCTCTTACCCGAAATGTTTACTACCGGTTTTAGTATGAAACCGGGAAGTATGGCCGAATCTTTTCCGGGCCCAACCCTGGATTGGATGATGGAAATGGCTCAAAAAACAGGTGCTTGTGTATGCGGAAGTGTAATGACCCTGGAAAAGGAAAATTACTACAACCGCTTGTTTTTTGCCAAACCCAATGGAACCTATCAATCTTACAACAAACGCCATTTGTTTAGGATGGCAGGTGAAGATTTGGAATATTCAGCCGGCGAAGAACGACTGGTAGTAGAATGGAAAGAGTGGAAAATAATGCCTTTGATATGCTATGATTTGCGTTTTCCTGTTTGGAGCCGAAATACACATTTTGGAAGTCAAGAGAAAGGACTGGTATATGATTTATTACTCTATGTGGCCAATTGGCCCGAACGTAGAAATATAGCCTGGAAAACCTTGTTGCCGGCTCGGGCGGTAGAAAACCTGTGTTATGTGGCAGCGCTAAACCGGGTGGGTGTTGATGGTTCAGGATTGAGTTACTCGGGCGATAGTGCTATTTACGATTATTTGGGCCAGAAAATCAGCACGGTTCAACCTCATTCAGAAACCATCGAAACCTGTGTTTTGGATAAAGCAACGCTGGACGATTTTAGAAAGCAATTTCCGGCCTGGATGGATGCAGATTTAATTCGATAACAATCCCGAAACACCTTGCCACGATTCAGGCTTTGTCCGAACGAATATTTCATTGAAAAGCCAAGGTTTGAAATCAATATTCGTTTATTTTAGCCGTATGAAAATCAATGGTTTAATCTTGGTTTTGAGCGTGGTGTTCGGAATTAATGCAACTGCCCAAAACCTTCCTCATCAACTTACACCTCAAGAGAAGGAGAGGATGCAGACCTATTTGGAGTCGTTCCAACACCGGAATTCCCAAGCAGGTAATTTCCTGGTTTTTGACCCTCCTGCTTCCAAAGTTAGGGCTGCTGCCGAATGGGAAGAAATTGATGGATTATTGGTTACCTGGACAAGCTATTTACCTACCGTTCGGGAAATTATTCGCTGGGCCAGACTGGAAACTACGGTATGGGTGGTTTGTTCAGATAGTAATGCAGTAAAGAATAGTTTAACCAACAACAACATTCCTTTATCCAACATCAGGTATTTGCAAATAAATTTCGATTCGGTTTGGTCGCGCGATTATGGTCAGTGGAATGTTTATACCAACGATGTAGATAGTTTGTATATGGTAGATTGGATCTATAACCGACCTCGCCCGGATGATGACGTAGTGCCTGAATTTCTTTCTGATGTCACCCAAATTCCCATGTTCTCTCTAACTCAATCGCCCAATGATTTGACCCATACCGGTGGAAATTACATGGTTGATGGTTACGGAACAGCCTTTTCTTCTGAATTGATTTTAGATGAAAATCCAACCAAAACCCAGGCCCAAATAGATACCATCATGAAGCATTTTATGGGAATTCAACGCTATGTAAAAATGCCTACTCTGCCTTACGATGGTATTCATCATATTGATATGCACCTGAAATTGCTGGACGAAGAAACCTTGTTATGGGCTGAATATCCAAATGGTGTTGCAGATGGTCCTCAAATTGAAGCAAACTTGCAATATGTTCAGAGTAACTATCCTTCTGTTTTTGGGACCCCGTATAAAATTGTCCGAATTCCTAGTCCACCCGAAATCTGGAATGGTAACGAATATTATCCGGATAACCAAGGCGCTTACCTTACCTATACCAATGCGGTTTTTGTGAACAAAACGGTTTTGGTTACTCAGTATTATACAGCCTATGATACGATTGCCCGACGGATTTGGGAAACCGCTTTACCCGGCTACAAAATTCAATTTATTGATTGCAATGATATTATCCAGGCCAGTGGGGCCTTGCATTGTATTACCAAGGAAGTTATGTCGTCCGATCCTTTGCTGATTACTCATCAGGCTTTGCACGACACCTACAATACAACCAACGATTACAGGGTAGATGCCTGGATTAAACACCGCAGCGGAATTGCTTCTGCTACCTTATTTTATACTACGGATACTACTCAGGCTTACCAATCGGTTGCCATGAGTTTAACCAATGCCGGCACCAATACCTGGACAGGCTTTATTCCTGCTCAAGTACCTGGAACCAAGGTATATTATTATGTTGCAGCACAAAGCAATTCGGGTAAATCTCAGGTTAGGCCTATGCCCGCACCACAAGGTTATTGGAAGTTCGAGGTGTTGGGTCCGGTTTCAACTTTTGAACCTACTGCAGAATTGTCAGTCAATCTTTTCCCAAATCCATCCAATGCCTTGGTTTGCTTAAATTTAAACAGAAAGCACAGCATTCCGGTGGAAGCCAGTATTTACAATGCCATCGGACAACAGGTAGGTCGTTTTTCTGCCGCAAGTCTGGATACCGGAAATAAGAAATTGTTTTTTGATAGTTCGGCTCTGGCTCCGGGTGTTTATACCGTCGTAGTTAGCACTGAACAGGAAACGAAATCCTTAAAGCTGGGAGTAAAGTAAGGCCAATCAAATTTTGTTTCGTAAAATGGTATTATAGGGGTTTAATTTCCCCCAACAATTTTATCGTACTTGATGGCATTTCCGGGGTCAATGGCCTTCATTTTTTGGGCTATTTGCGCTTGAATATCCGGAGCGGTATTGGTTCTGAAAATATTGATGATTTCATCGCCTTTGGCATTGAAAACAAATTGAAGCAAGAACGAGTTTGGTTGGTCTTTGGCAACTTTCTGAATATCGTCGATACACTGCATAATCACCTTTTTTCCATCTTCCAACTTGTCGGTCATTACATCCAAACCTTGGCGGTGGTAATTATACATTGCTTCCCGAATTAGCACAAAACGTGGGTTTAGGATGTTTTCAGAGAACCAATATCTGTTTCGGTTGTTATCGAATGCTTTCCAGCCTTTTTCAGCCGCATTTTGGGCGTTGTTTACAATGGTAACTGCCTTTTGAAAATTGGCTTCTCCTCCTTTTTTAGAAAAGGTTTCATAATCCATCCCAACGATCATATTGGCATAAAAAGCGAGTACCGAAATGAGGTTGCCGTTGTAAGTGTTTTCGTTAAAAATAAAAGGTTGATTGGCTACATATTGAAATTGAAAATCTGGATCCAGGTGGTTGATTACCACGGTGTTGTAGTTGGTCTTGTAAACAGGCCTTCTGCTTTGAATTTGTATAGTGCCTTTAAATTCTTCTGTACTTACCCTTTCTTGCACATTAATAAGGATGCTGCACTCAATTTTTTCTTCTTGTTTAAATTGGTCACCATTGGTCCAGCGGGTATTATTCATGAAATCCGCCACCTGTTTTTTTAAAACATCAAAAATGGTTTTATCCCCGTTAATTTGTTGGGCATTTATGGTTACCTGGCAATTCAACTCCTGGGCGGAGCTTAAACCCGGAATTCCAAGGAAGATGATAAATAGGATTTTCTTTAGCATGGTTTATGGGGCTAAGGTAGCTACTTTTTCAAGGATTATTTCTGCAATGGCAGTTTTGGGTAACAATTGCGATTTTTCAATGGTTTTATCTTTGGTTATGAGAGTAACTTCATTGGTATCGTGTCCAAAACCTGCACCTGGAGTGCGAAGGGAGTTTAATATTACTAAATCCAGGTTTTTCTTTTCCAATTTTCCCAAGGCATATTCCAATTCATTTTGAGTTTCGAGGGCAAAGCCGACTAATACCTGATGGGGCTTTTTTATTTTCCCTAAGCCGCCTAAAATATCTTTAGTTTTTTCCAGTACCAGGGTCAGAGGCTGGTCTTTCTTCTTCATTTTTTCTGTAGCAACCTGGGCCGGTTTATAATCGGCCACGGCGGCGGCCATAATACAGATGTCAACATCAGGAAAAAGCTCGTGAATGGCATTAGACATGTCTTCTGCCGAAACCACATTGGTTCGTTGTATGGAAGGGTTGGAGGCAATGGTGGTTGGTCCACATACCAAATGA
Coding sequences within it:
- the pcaF gene encoding 3-oxoadipyl-CoA thiolase → MKAAFIVSGCRTPIGNFGGSLSLVRPDDMAAWVLKALLEKNPGLDPAAIADVIMGCANQAGEDNRNVARMASLLAGYPISVPAETVNRLCASGLSAVMNAARAIQCGDGDVLVAGGVENMTRSPWVMSKTSTPFGRDAQLFDSSFGWRFVNPLMKEKYGIDAMGETAENLVDIHHISREDQDAFSVWSQQKAAQAQLNGRLAKEIAPLSLSLKKGETRLFDQDEFVKPSTTMEGLAKLKPAFRKEGTVTAGNASGLNDGAAALLLANENAAKEFGLTPLARVVSMGVVGVEPRIMGIGPVGATHQALKKAGLTLDQMDVIELNEAFAAQSLAVTRSLGLADKDSRINPNGGAIALGHPLGMSGARIAFSAALELQEKNLRYALVTMCIGVGQGYALILEKA
- a CDS encoding amidohydrolase, encoding MLRVSLIQADLIWENPAENRRSFEEKIKALIGLTDLILLPEMFTTGFSMKPGSMAESFPGPTLDWMMEMAQKTGACVCGSVMTLEKENYYNRLFFAKPNGTYQSYNKRHLFRMAGEDLEYSAGEERLVVEWKEWKIMPLICYDLRFPVWSRNTHFGSQEKGLVYDLLLYVANWPERRNIAWKTLLPARAVENLCYVAALNRVGVDGSGLSYSGDSAIYDYLGQKISTVQPHSETIETCVLDKATLDDFRKQFPAWMDADLIR
- a CDS encoding agmatine deiminase family protein, encoding MKINGLILVLSVVFGINATAQNLPHQLTPQEKERMQTYLESFQHRNSQAGNFLVFDPPASKVRAAAEWEEIDGLLVTWTSYLPTVREIIRWARLETTVWVVCSDSNAVKNSLTNNNIPLSNIRYLQINFDSVWSRDYGQWNVYTNDVDSLYMVDWIYNRPRPDDDVVPEFLSDVTQIPMFSLTQSPNDLTHTGGNYMVDGYGTAFSSELILDENPTKTQAQIDTIMKHFMGIQRYVKMPTLPYDGIHHIDMHLKLLDEETLLWAEYPNGVADGPQIEANLQYVQSNYPSVFGTPYKIVRIPSPPEIWNGNEYYPDNQGAYLTYTNAVFVNKTVLVTQYYTAYDTIARRIWETALPGYKIQFIDCNDIIQASGALHCITKEVMSSDPLLITHQALHDTYNTTNDYRVDAWIKHRSGIASATLFYTTDTTQAYQSVAMSLTNAGTNTWTGFIPAQVPGTKVYYYVAAQSNSGKSQVRPMPAPQGYWKFEVLGPVSTFEPTAELSVNLFPNPSNALVCLNLNRKHSIPVEASIYNAIGQQVGRFSAASLDTGNKKLFFDSSALAPGVYTVVVSTEQETKSLKLGVK
- a CDS encoding DUF4835 family protein, translating into MLKKILFIIFLGIPGLSSAQELNCQVTINAQQINGDKTIFDVLKKQVADFMNNTRWTNGDQFKQEEKIECSILINVQERVSTEEFKGTIQIQSRRPVYKTNYNTVVINHLDPDFQFQYVANQPFIFNENTYNGNLISVLAFYANMIVGMDYETFSKKGGEANFQKAVTIVNNAQNAAEKGWKAFDNNRNRYWFSENILNPRFVLIREAMYNYHRQGLDVMTDKLEDGKKVIMQCIDDIQKVAKDQPNSFLLQFVFNAKGDEIINIFRTNTAPDIQAQIAQKMKAIDPGNAIKYDKIVGGN